In Streptomyces sp. NBC_01551, one DNA window encodes the following:
- a CDS encoding ABC transporter permease, which translates to MTRFVLGRLGGALLVLLALSLAVYALFYVAPGDPARLACGERCNPAQIAQVREQLGLNDSVVVQYLRFLQGLLTGRDYSGGAGLVLHCDAPCLGFSYQNDRQVTELILERLPATLSLALGALVIWLVVGVGTGLLSALRRGGITERVLTVLTLAATGTPVFILGLLLLMVVCAYLQWLPFPTYVPFGEDPEQWAWNLLLPWVTLGFFESAKYARITRGSTLETLAEDHIRTFRAYGVGERALVTRHAVRGAVAPVIALSAVDFGTMIGGAVLTESLFGIPGLGKTLIDGVRVVDLPVVVGVVLAIGAAVVIAGAVADLLYAVADRRVTLS; encoded by the coding sequence GTGACCCGTTTCGTGCTCGGACGGCTCGGCGGGGCCCTGCTGGTCCTGCTCGCGCTATCCCTCGCCGTCTACGCCCTCTTCTACGTCGCCCCCGGCGACCCCGCCCGCCTCGCCTGCGGGGAACGCTGCAACCCGGCGCAGATCGCCCAGGTGCGCGAGCAGCTCGGACTGAACGACTCCGTCGTCGTGCAGTACCTGCGCTTCCTCCAGGGGCTGCTGACCGGCCGCGACTACTCCGGCGGCGCCGGACTGGTGCTGCACTGCGACGCGCCCTGCCTCGGCTTCTCGTACCAGAACGACCGGCAGGTCACCGAGCTGATCCTGGAGCGGCTGCCCGCCACCCTGTCGCTGGCGCTGGGCGCGCTGGTCATCTGGCTCGTCGTCGGGGTCGGCACCGGGCTGCTGTCCGCGCTGCGCCGCGGCGGGATCACCGAGCGGGTCCTGACCGTGCTCACCCTCGCCGCGACCGGCACCCCCGTCTTCATCCTCGGCCTGCTGCTCCTCATGGTCGTCTGCGCCTACCTCCAGTGGCTGCCGTTCCCGACGTACGTGCCGTTCGGCGAGGACCCCGAGCAGTGGGCCTGGAACCTGCTGCTGCCCTGGGTCACGCTCGGCTTCTTCGAGAGCGCCAAGTACGCCCGGATCACGCGTGGTTCCACCCTGGAGACGCTCGCCGAGGACCACATCCGCACCTTCCGCGCCTACGGGGTGGGGGAGCGGGCCCTGGTCACCAGGCACGCGGTGCGCGGCGCCGTCGCGCCCGTGATCGCGCTGAGCGCCGTGGACTTCGGGACGATGATCGGCGGCGCCGTGCTGACCGAGTCCCTGTTCGGCATCCCCGGGCTCGGCAAGACCCTCATCGACGGCGTCCGGGTCGTGGACCTGCCCGTCGTCGTGGGCGTTGTCCTGGCCATCGGCGCGGCCGTCGTGATCGCCGGAGCCGTCGCCGACCTGCTGTACGCCGTCGCCGACCGAAGGGTGACCCTGTCATGA
- a CDS encoding ABC transporter permease — translation MTVLLEPAAPAPGALAPGAGAARQVWRRLRRRPSAVLAAGALALLVLLALAAPLLAHLTGQDPNAYHDDLVDSARGGVPLGSFGGVSGDHWLGVEPGTGRDLFTRLLYGARISLLVALGATALQILLGVVAGLAAALGNRFLGRFIARITDVMIALPLLVLAIALTAVVPPDFPRPLLLILAIGVLDWGGTARMVRAQTLSLRGLDFVEAARLSGNGTLRIARRELLPSLAAPVITLAALKVPTNMVIEASLSFLGVGVKPPTPSWGQMLSGAQTWFRADPAYVLLPAGLLFVTVLAFTVLGDAVRTALDPRAGSRLRVGTAKERTA, via the coding sequence GTGACCGTCCTCCTCGAACCGGCCGCGCCCGCGCCCGGGGCCCTCGCCCCGGGCGCGGGCGCCGCGCGCCAGGTCTGGCGGCGGCTGCGCCGACGGCCCTCCGCCGTCCTCGCGGCCGGCGCCCTGGCGCTGCTCGTCCTCCTCGCCCTCGCGGCTCCGCTGCTCGCCCACCTCACCGGCCAGGACCCGAACGCCTACCACGACGACCTCGTCGACTCCGCGCGCGGCGGCGTGCCGCTGGGCTCCTTCGGCGGGGTGTCCGGCGACCACTGGCTCGGCGTCGAACCCGGCACCGGCCGCGACCTGTTCACCCGGCTGCTGTACGGGGCGCGGATCTCGCTGCTCGTCGCGCTCGGGGCGACCGCCCTCCAGATCCTCCTCGGCGTCGTCGCCGGACTGGCCGCCGCGCTCGGCAACCGGTTCCTCGGCCGGTTCATCGCCCGCATCACCGACGTGATGATCGCCCTGCCCCTGCTGGTGCTCGCCATCGCGCTGACCGCCGTCGTCCCGCCGGACTTCCCGCGGCCGCTGCTGCTGATCCTGGCCATCGGCGTCCTCGACTGGGGCGGCACCGCCCGGATGGTGCGGGCCCAGACCCTGTCGCTGCGCGGCCTCGACTTCGTCGAAGCGGCCCGGCTCTCGGGCAACGGCACGCTGCGGATCGCCCGCCGCGAGCTGCTGCCCTCGCTGGCCGCGCCCGTCATCACCCTGGCCGCGCTCAAGGTCCCCACCAACATGGTGATCGAGGCCTCGCTCTCCTTCCTCGGAGTCGGCGTCAAACCGCCCACCCCGTCCTGGGGACAGATGCTGTCCGGCGCCCAGACCTGGTTCCGGGCCGATCCCGCCTACGTGCTGCTCCCCGCCGGGCTGCTCTTCGTCACCGTGCTGGCCTTCACCGTCCTCGGCGACGCCGTCCGCACCGCCCTCGACCCTCGCGCGGGCTCGCGCCTGCGGGTCGGCACCGCAAAGGAGCGCACGGCGTGA